A stretch of the Panicum virgatum strain AP13 chromosome 9N, P.virgatum_v5, whole genome shotgun sequence genome encodes the following:
- the LOC120687623 gene encoding cold-regulated protein 27-like isoform X1: protein MGERPPTDPQRFGDMSNIGSSTGWTDEKHMLYITSLEESFVNQLYSGNGEINSLESFHRTSGVWQHTCYSGNGRNTKYDQGQGYWGMIGVDEAESRFSEVGYIGSPCSRGSSYYMDEASTNGPKQDRTSYHSRQRTSRGSVAFRSRQHDHSFSWKTESSDQNFDAEAEGSRKKGRGSSENQQKVASTAKVGPSGGISLH, encoded by the exons ATGGGGGAGAGGCCGCCCACCGATCCGCAGCGCTTTGGG GACATGTCGAATATAGGTTCATCGACTGGATGGACAGATGAGAAGCACATGCTCTACATTACCTCATTGGAGGAATCGTTTGTTAATCAATTGTACAGTGGTAATGGGGAAATCAATTCTTTAGAGTCATTCCATCGAACTTCAGGTGTATGGCAACACACCTGTTATAGTGGAAATGGTAGAAACACAAAATATGATCAG GGCCAAGGATATTGGGGGATGATCGGGGTTGATGAAGCTGAATCAAGATTCTCAGAGGTTGGGTATATTGGTTCACCTTGTTCTAGGGGTTCGTCCTATTATATGGATGAGGCATCAACTAATGGTCCAAAACAAGATAGAACTAGTTACCACTCAAGACAAAGAACTTCTAGAGGGTCTGTTGCTTTCCGCTCCCGGCAGCATGACCATTCCTTTTCTTGGAAAACAG AGTCATCAGACCAGAACTTTGATGCGGAGGCTGAAGGTAGCAGGAAAAAAGGCAGAGGGTCTAGCGAAAACCAGCAAAAAGTTGCTAGTACAGCCAAG gtCGGCCCATCTGGAGGTATAAGTTTACATTAG
- the LOC120687623 gene encoding cold-regulated protein 27-like isoform X2 produces MSNIGSSTGWTDEKHMLYITSLEESFVNQLYSGNGEINSLESFHRTSGVWQHTCYSGNGRNTKYDQGQGYWGMIGVDEAESRFSEVGYIGSPCSRGSSYYMDEASTNGPKQDRTSYHSRQRTSRGSVAFRSRQHDHSFSWKTESSDQNFDAEAEGSRKKGRGSSENQQKVASTAKVGPSGGISLH; encoded by the exons ATGTCGAATATAGGTTCATCGACTGGATGGACAGATGAGAAGCACATGCTCTACATTACCTCATTGGAGGAATCGTTTGTTAATCAATTGTACAGTGGTAATGGGGAAATCAATTCTTTAGAGTCATTCCATCGAACTTCAGGTGTATGGCAACACACCTGTTATAGTGGAAATGGTAGAAACACAAAATATGATCAG GGCCAAGGATATTGGGGGATGATCGGGGTTGATGAAGCTGAATCAAGATTCTCAGAGGTTGGGTATATTGGTTCACCTTGTTCTAGGGGTTCGTCCTATTATATGGATGAGGCATCAACTAATGGTCCAAAACAAGATAGAACTAGTTACCACTCAAGACAAAGAACTTCTAGAGGGTCTGTTGCTTTCCGCTCCCGGCAGCATGACCATTCCTTTTCTTGGAAAACAG AGTCATCAGACCAGAACTTTGATGCGGAGGCTGAAGGTAGCAGGAAAAAAGGCAGAGGGTCTAGCGAAAACCAGCAAAAAGTTGCTAGTACAGCCAAG gtCGGCCCATCTGGAGGTATAAGTTTACATTAG